The DNA region GTgaagtggttgttttaaatatacatgcaATTTGTTTGATGCTTAATTTGGCAGTAAACTACAGCTGGGAGTGACTTTTTTCaacaatattgatttttttatcaaCTGCTTGCTACAGTGCAAAAGTTCAACATCTTTTATCAATAACATTTGTCTCATTTCTCACTAAATGTATCTGATTAAATTTCAGTAACTTCTTTTAAcacaattttaacttttttttggacatttttcttccacttatttcaactaagcattttttttttttttttttttagcactttcCTGCTCTCCTGTTAGAAAAATCTTGAAAATGGGAATCATCTTGACAAGGTGTTCGCGTACAGGTTGCGTGTGCGGGAAAATGCGGACGTCCTCTACGCTGAAGGTCGACCAGGCGGACGACGGCTGCTTCAGGATGAGTCGCACCGACGACACGTCGTCCGGCTCCACTCGCATCTGGACCCCGACCACACGTGACACGTCACAAACACGGCGACGCAATATAGGTACATGTGCACACGACGCGCTTACCTGGTTCCTGTGAATGCTGTAGTAGTCCTGCGCGCCCGCCTCCGTGTGCGGGTTGCTCATGAGGGGGCGGTCCCCGAGGGCCGTGCGCCACTCGGCCGCCGCCCCCTCCCGGCCGGGACGCCGCCTCTGCAGCCTCACGCTGACCAACGCCGTGTAGAAATTCTTAAAGTCGATGGTCTCAATCTGATGACATCGTCCACACGTTATCGTTTGACGTAACGCGATGTCGTTGTCGTCGACTTACATTGACCGTTTTCCCCGGGGGTAGGGTGACGTCGATCACGCACACGCCCGagcaacgtgtgtgtgttttggcatCTTCGGCTCCAAAGTGAAGAAACACCGGAGGCTTCAGCGTGCAGGCCACGCCGTTCGTGACATCATCAGCGTTCATCTTCACCtgataacaataacaacattacaacatgacagaaataatggctgctaacttactgtaaataaatgactttaacaaatactCTGAATGACGTGCTTCCTcttaactttctcactgtcccggccgGCTATGTGGACGCGTGtcgtccgtttggcttttccttttttttcccacgctgcgttgcttgaacgcggcacgctcctccttgtgtacaaatttcgtgtacatgcatgttcatgacctaattgtaattgtaattcttca from Phycodurus eques isolate BA_2022a chromosome 10, UOR_Pequ_1.1, whole genome shotgun sequence includes:
- the nicn1 gene encoding nicolin-1 isoform X1 yields the protein MLICSSRTFWKLLRLHAHRQQLQLACNRSRVYPASRPKSAAIGAGTPATGGGTESSLCKSQVKMNADDVTNGVACTLKPPVFLHFGAEDAKTHTRCSGVCVIDVTLPPGKTVNIETIDFKNFYTALVSVRLQRRRPGREGAAAEWRTALGDRPLMSNPHTEAGAQDYYSIHRNQMRVEPDDVSSVRLILKQPSSAWSTFSVEDVRIFPHTQPEPDKELSDWLLALNLVDPDPHVQGPVDAASVSCSLRQMWALTQVMQSSQSSTTSVGRFDVDGCYDISLLSLT
- the nicn1 gene encoding nicolin-1 isoform X2; translation: MNADDVTNGVACTLKPPVFLHFGAEDAKTHTRCSGVCVIDVTLPPGKTVNIETIDFKNFYTALVSVRLQRRRPGREGAAAEWRTALGDRPLMSNPHTEAGAQDYYSIHRNQMRVEPDDVSSVRLILKQPSSAWSTFSVEDVRIFPHTQPEPDKELSDWLLALNLVDPDPHVQGPVDAASVSCSLRQMWALTQVMQSSQSSTTSVGRFDVDGCYDISLLSLT